One Chloroflexota bacterium genomic region harbors:
- the tsaB gene encoding tRNA (adenosine(37)-N6)-threonylcarbamoyltransferase complex dimerization subunit type 1 TsaB: MELAIDTSTRFASIGLSRNGEPVVELTWRSERNHSVELVPSIMSLLERTGSSVSELDAIYIASGPGGFSALRVGMSAAKAMAMSLDIPLVAVGSLDIEAQPYLGLGGPVCALVGAGRRRVYLGMFAHGVPRGDTVVEHDELVDAISYFVSMGAIICGEGVAQTTELLRDAFGPAANIVELAPPTRRAGTLASIGYRELQAGRVADALTLEPLYLRSSQVSTAQRTWRNT; this comes from the coding sequence ATGGAACTTGCCATTGACACATCCACGCGCTTCGCATCGATAGGCCTGTCCCGCAATGGCGAGCCAGTCGTCGAACTGACTTGGCGCTCCGAGCGCAACCATTCCGTCGAACTTGTGCCGAGCATAATGAGCCTGCTTGAGCGCACGGGTAGCAGCGTCAGCGAACTAGATGCCATATACATTGCGTCCGGACCTGGGGGATTCAGCGCGCTGCGCGTGGGCATGAGCGCGGCGAAGGCAATGGCAATGTCGCTCGACATACCGCTGGTCGCTGTCGGCTCGTTGGACATTGAGGCACAGCCATATCTCGGGTTGGGCGGGCCTGTCTGCGCGCTCGTTGGCGCGGGCAGGCGGCGCGTGTATCTTGGCATGTTCGCGCATGGAGTGCCGCGTGGAGACACGGTTGTGGAGCATGACGAACTCGTGGATGCGATTTCATACTTCGTATCGATGGGCGCAATCATCTGCGGCGAAGGCGTTGCGCAAACGACAGAGCTGCTGCGCGATGCATTTGGTCCCGCCGCGAACATCGTCGAATTGGCGCCGCCAACACGGCGAGCGGGCACGCTGGCATCCATCGGCTACCGCGAACTGCAAGCCGGGCGTGTGGCGGACGCCTTGACACTTGAACCGCTGTATCTGCGCAGCTCGCAGGTCAGCACGGCGCAACGAACTTGGCGAAACACTTGA
- the tsaE gene encoding tRNA (adenosine(37)-N6)-threonylcarbamoyltransferase complex ATPase subunit type 1 TsaE has protein sequence MEIDTKQTISLTTSSPEQTQAVGRLLGAHARAGDVFLLSGDLGAGKTCLTQGILWGLGGDEYARSPTFVLICEYAARLTLYHMDLYRLDSIEEVIDLGLDDYFLGDGVCVVEWAEKGSDAFIGESLTVRIESTGGEIRTLTFKADSERYHAIMNDLEKQFSGASSLEATTPSNDAPGNDAPGNGGHCNSANGEA, from the coding sequence ATGGAAATCGATACGAAGCAGACAATTTCACTTACGACAAGCAGCCCGGAGCAGACGCAGGCGGTCGGCAGGCTTCTCGGCGCGCACGCTCGCGCTGGCGATGTGTTCTTGCTGTCCGGCGATCTTGGCGCGGGTAAGACTTGCCTAACGCAGGGCATCCTGTGGGGACTTGGCGGCGATGAGTATGCGCGCAGCCCGACCTTCGTGCTGATTTGCGAGTACGCGGCGCGGCTAACGCTGTACCACATGGACTTATACCGCCTCGACAGCATCGAAGAGGTTATCGACCTCGGGCTTGACGACTACTTTCTGGGCGACGGCGTGTGCGTCGTGGAGTGGGCGGAGAAGGGCAGCGATGCCTTCATAGGCGAGTCCCTAACCGTTCGCATCGAATCAACCGGCGGCGAAATACGCACTCTTACATTCAAGGCTGACTCAGAGCGATACCACGCGATCATGAACGACCTTGAAAAGCAGTTTAGCGGCGCATCTTCTCTCGAAGCCACTACGCCCAGCAACGATGCGCCCGGCAACGACGCGCCTGGCAACGGTGGGCACTGTAACAGTGCGAATGGTGAGGCGTAA
- a CDS encoding metallophosphoesterase family protein produces MSGRMQAMRTLIVADVHSNLDAFQAVIDDAASNGGFDEIWSLGDILGYGPEPSECIELLRSYPHKMVAGNHDLGSVGEVSLRRFNPYAAAANRWTAEQLTPEQADYIRALPLTLEIGEFTLAHGSPRDPIWEYLTTAEAAIACFTHIETYWCLVGHSHLPFLCIPRLDSAAFMELPEDRRVQLDDNPLIINPGSVGQPRDRDPRASFVVYDNADNTILHRRVPYDIEATQEKMRRHNLPDFLIDRLAVGH; encoded by the coding sequence ATGTCGGGTAGGATGCAGGCAATGAGAACGCTGATAGTCGCGGATGTGCACAGCAACCTTGATGCGTTTCAAGCGGTGATAGATGACGCGGCGTCGAACGGCGGCTTCGACGAGATATGGTCGCTTGGAGACATATTAGGCTATGGACCGGAGCCGTCCGAGTGCATCGAACTGCTGCGCTCGTATCCGCACAAGATGGTCGCGGGGAATCACGATCTCGGCTCGGTGGGCGAAGTGTCGCTGAGACGCTTCAATCCGTATGCGGCTGCGGCGAATCGGTGGACAGCCGAGCAGCTTACGCCCGAGCAGGCAGACTACATCCGAGCATTGCCGCTGACATTGGAAATCGGCGAGTTCACGCTGGCGCACGGCAGCCCGCGCGACCCAATTTGGGAATACCTGACGACCGCCGAAGCCGCAATCGCCTGCTTCACGCACATCGAGACATACTGGTGTCTGGTCGGGCATTCGCACCTGCCGTTCCTGTGCATCCCGCGACTGGACAGCGCCGCGTTCATGGAGCTGCCGGAAGACCGGCGCGTGCAGCTCGACGACAACCCGTTGATAATCAATCCCGGCTCCGTGGGCCAACCCCGGGACCGCGATCCCCGCGCAAGCTTCGTCGTGTACGACAATGCGGACAACACGATACTGCACAGACGTGTCCCCTACGACATCGAAGCCACGCAAGAGAAGATGCGCCGCCACAACCTGCCGGACTTTCTAATCGACCGGCTTGCAGTGGGGCATTAG
- a CDS encoding flavin reductase family protein, which yields MRIDPKTFEGFNRVLTGVVVPRPIAFVSSVSADGVVNLAPFSFFNAMAYDPATIVMGISRSAGWKAKDTLANIEQTGEFVVNVVVDDIAEAMNSTAAEFPADVDEFEISGLTATPSEIVRAPRVVESPVNMECKLNQVVDVGDGTKHAIVIGEIVLMHIRDDIISGHRINHERLKPVGRLAGNMYCNTHDVYELVRPQYDGEEG from the coding sequence TTGAGAATAGACCCGAAAACATTCGAGGGCTTCAATCGCGTGCTGACCGGCGTCGTCGTGCCGCGCCCGATAGCGTTCGTGTCGAGCGTGTCGGCGGACGGCGTTGTCAACCTCGCGCCGTTCTCGTTCTTCAACGCGATGGCGTATGATCCGGCGACAATCGTGATGGGCATATCGCGCAGCGCGGGCTGGAAGGCGAAGGACACGCTGGCGAACATCGAGCAGACCGGAGAGTTCGTGGTCAACGTGGTTGTGGACGACATCGCAGAAGCGATGAACAGCACCGCAGCCGAGTTCCCCGCCGATGTGGACGAATTCGAGATAAGCGGGCTGACCGCCACGCCGTCCGAAATAGTGCGCGCGCCGAGGGTCGTGGAATCGCCAGTGAACATGGAGTGCAAGCTCAATCAGGTCGTTGACGTCGGCGACGGCACGAAGCACGCGATAGTCATCGGCGAGATAGTGCTGATGCACATCCGCGACGACATCATCAGCGGGCATCGCATCAACCACGAGCGGCTGAAGCCGGTCGGCAGGCTCGCGGGCAATATGTACTGCAATACGCATGATGTGTATGAGCTAGTCCGGCCACAGTACGATGGCGAGGAGGGTTAA
- a CDS encoding alpha/beta fold hydrolase, which translates to MEAKQFEGKTLRYIAAEPDGYDPARKYPMIILLHGFGAHMGDLVSLAPAIDPEGYVYIFPNAPIPFEIGPGMTGFGWTQPRRIPQELRRAEDIDQVVDMLASLVDEVAEQYPTEPGKIILGGFSQGGMMTYRYGLPNPQLFKGLAALSGVAPDEDTIRDRLPDDRSQPIFVAHGTGDTVIEVQMARDTRDFLQSEGYAPEYHEYLMAHEISQQTLTDLSEWIKKTLPPAGS; encoded by the coding sequence TTGGAAGCGAAGCAGTTTGAGGGCAAAACCCTCCGTTACATCGCGGCTGAGCCGGACGGCTATGATCCGGCTCGCAAATATCCGATGATAATCCTGCTGCACGGATTCGGCGCGCACATGGGCGATCTTGTGAGTCTCGCGCCTGCAATCGACCCTGAAGGCTATGTCTATATCTTCCCTAACGCGCCGATTCCGTTCGAGATAGGCCCCGGCATGACCGGCTTTGGCTGGACACAACCGCGCCGCATTCCGCAAGAGCTGCGACGCGCTGAAGACATTGACCAAGTGGTTGATATGCTGGCATCGCTGGTCGATGAGGTGGCCGAGCAATATCCCACAGAGCCGGGCAAGATCATACTGGGAGGCTTCTCACAGGGCGGCATGATGACCTACCGATACGGATTGCCGAATCCGCAGTTGTTCAAAGGCTTGGCGGCGCTGAGCGGCGTCGCGCCGGACGAAGATACGATACGAGATCGCCTGCCGGACGACCGCTCGCAGCCCATATTCGTGGCGCACGGCACTGGAGATACGGTGATTGAGGTGCAAATGGCGCGAGACACACGTGATTTCCTGCAATCCGAAGGTTACGCGCCCGAGTACCACGAGTATCTTATGGCGCACGAAATCAGCCAGCAGACGCTGACCGACCTTTCGGAGTGGATAAAGAAGACGCTGCCACCTGCAGGCAGTTAA
- a CDS encoding siderophore biosynthesis protein SbnG: MVKIRENNILKKNREGKKGLGLSLVFPSAEAIELVGMLGGFDFVNLDAEHGLFTQESVDAMVRVADGYGLTTIMRVPDKGANFINLYLDRGVMGVLGPHVETAEEAKALVDACRFTPEGERSWGGGRGTYYNDSGLIDQPGLDRSEFMELTNKEMLVMAQLESATAFDNLDAILEVEGIDAFAWGTNDLAQSMGYPGKPEHPVVQEAQDAIGERIHAAGRHLSSDIHTAIALNDLILSGSRAFLEANQ; encoded by the coding sequence ATGGTCAAAATTAGAGAGAACAACATCCTGAAGAAGAACCGCGAAGGCAAGAAGGGTTTGGGGCTGAGCCTCGTTTTCCCCAGCGCTGAGGCGATCGAACTGGTCGGCATGCTGGGCGGGTTTGACTTCGTGAACCTCGATGCCGAGCACGGACTGTTCACGCAGGAATCGGTGGACGCTATGGTGCGTGTCGCAGACGGCTATGGGCTCACGACGATTATGCGCGTGCCGGACAAGGGCGCGAACTTCATCAACCTCTACCTAGACCGCGGCGTCATGGGCGTACTTGGTCCGCATGTGGAGACCGCAGAGGAAGCGAAAGCGCTTGTTGACGCCTGTCGCTTCACGCCTGAAGGCGAACGAAGTTGGGGCGGCGGCAGAGGCACCTATTACAACGACAGCGGACTTATCGACCAACCGGGACTGGACCGCAGCGAGTTCATGGAACTGACGAACAAAGAGATGCTCGTAATGGCGCAGCTGGAATCGGCAACCGCGTTCGATAACCTTGACGCCATTCTCGAAGTAGAAGGCATTGACGCATTCGCCTGGGGCACGAACGACTTGGCGCAGTCTATGGGTTATCCGGGAAAGCCGGAACATCCCGTTGTGCAGGAAGCGCAGGATGCAATCGGCGAACGGATTCATGCAGCCGGCAGGCACCTGTCGTCCGACATCCACACGGCGATTGCGCTGAACGACCTTATCCTGAGCGGCTCGCGCGCTTTCCTCGAAGCGAACCAATAG
- a CDS encoding zinc-binding dehydrogenase, translating into MAMMKAAFYDGNGTMTLGEYPRPEVGPGDAIVRIRSTGICGSDLQVKADQKEADESPVGHEVAGEVVAVGEGIDEDLLGTRVAIETIGHGRACLRCWYCRMGQYKQCRSMAAPEGGGFAEYIKRKAWGCYPLPDNLTWEEAALVEPFAVSVHGVRRGQLIGGETVVVLGAGNIGLTAVAAARALGAGTIFVTARHEQQATLAKQLGADHAFAPDDPALNDAIMDATQGLGADLTVETVGGWRPDPITQAIEITRQQGRFVVIGGYRTPITVDWLPPMMKEQTIVFSSCYGIINGKHDYEVAIDLMASGRVDLKPMVTHIYSLDDIQQGFATAYDKTTGSVKVQIHQGG; encoded by the coding sequence ATGGCAATGATGAAGGCTGCGTTCTACGACGGCAACGGCACAATGACGCTCGGCGAGTATCCGCGTCCGGAGGTGGGCCCCGGCGACGCCATTGTGCGAATCCGCTCCACAGGCATCTGCGGCTCTGACTTGCAGGTGAAGGCGGACCAGAAGGAAGCCGACGAATCGCCCGTTGGACACGAGGTCGCGGGCGAAGTCGTTGCCGTGGGCGAAGGCATTGACGAAGACTTGCTCGGCACGCGCGTGGCAATCGAGACTATCGGGCATGGGCGCGCGTGCCTGCGCTGCTGGTACTGTCGAATGGGTCAGTACAAGCAATGCAGGAGCATGGCGGCACCCGAAGGCGGCGGGTTCGCCGAATACATCAAGCGCAAAGCGTGGGGCTGCTATCCCCTGCCCGACAACTTGACATGGGAAGAGGCGGCGCTGGTCGAGCCGTTCGCGGTGTCGGTGCACGGCGTGCGGCGCGGTCAGCTCATCGGCGGCGAGACGGTCGTCGTGCTTGGCGCGGGCAATATCGGCTTGACGGCGGTCGCTGCAGCGCGCGCGCTCGGCGCCGGCACGATATTCGTAACCGCGCGGCACGAACAGCAGGCAACGCTCGCCAAGCAGCTCGGCGCGGACCACGCATTCGCCCCGGACGACCCTGCTCTCAACGACGCTATAATGGACGCGACGCAAGGGCTGGGCGCGGACCTGACCGTGGAAACCGTAGGCGGCTGGCGTCCGGACCCGATTACGCAGGCTATCGAAATAACACGACAACAGGGACGATTCGTGGTCATCGGCGGGTACCGCACGCCCATCACCGTTGACTGGCTGCCGCCGATGATGAAGGAGCAAACCATAGTCTTCTCGTCGTGCTACGGTATAATCAACGGCAAGCACGACTACGAAGTGGCAATCGACCTGATGGCGTCCGGTCGTGTTGACCTGAAGCCCATGGTGACGCACATCTACTCGCTGGACGACATCCAACAGGGCTTCGCAACCGCCTACGACAAAACCACAGGATCGGTGAAGGTGCAGATACATCAGGGAGGTTAG
- a CDS encoding aldo/keto reductase: MQYRKFGDSELETSVVGFGGWPMGRGHYGSFDETDVLRAIDASIDLGVTLFDTAAVYGWGEGEKLLGRALKGRRDKVVLVSKGGRQWHDPDNPQMRDSSKEALTKGLDESLQRLQTDYLDLYLIHWPDESRPMSEPMEAFAEFQRQGKIRYGGVSNFSVRQMTDCLDTFPIITNQVGYHLFDFRPEEEVFPFCTDNGMGAMAYGSLAHGLLTGMMTPETQFEEDDWRRSLMAFGQPLFKGETFLRNLGKVEALKNIASEKGMTVAQLALAWVISNPAVSVALVGTRRAAEMEENVKAAEWMMGEEEREEVRAVVIGE, from the coding sequence ATGCAGTACCGCAAGTTCGGCGACTCTGAGCTGGAGACGTCAGTAGTCGGCTTTGGAGGCTGGCCCATGGGCAGAGGACACTACGGCTCATTTGACGAGACGGATGTCCTGCGTGCCATAGACGCTTCCATTGACCTGGGCGTAACCCTGTTCGATACGGCAGCCGTCTATGGCTGGGGCGAAGGCGAGAAGCTTTTGGGCAGAGCGCTGAAGGGCAGGCGCGATAAGGTCGTCCTTGTCAGCAAGGGCGGACGCCAGTGGCACGACCCGGACAATCCGCAGATGAGAGACAGCTCCAAAGAGGCGCTTACCAAGGGGCTGGATGAAAGCTTGCAGCGTCTTCAGACCGACTACCTGGATCTATACCTCATCCACTGGCCCGACGAATCGCGCCCGATGTCCGAACCGATGGAGGCGTTCGCCGAGTTCCAGCGACAGGGTAAGATTCGCTATGGCGGCGTTAGCAACTTTAGCGTGCGGCAGATGACAGACTGCCTAGACACATTCCCAATCATCACAAATCAGGTCGGATATCACCTCTTCGACTTCCGCCCTGAAGAGGAAGTGTTTCCTTTCTGCACCGACAATGGGATGGGCGCGATGGCTTACGGTTCACTAGCACACGGACTGCTGACCGGGATGATGACGCCTGAAACGCAGTTCGAGGAAGACGACTGGCGACGCAGCCTAATGGCATTCGGGCAGCCACTATTCAAGGGAGAGACATTCCTCCGGAATCTCGGCAAGGTAGAAGCACTGAAGAACATCGCGTCAGAGAAAGGAATGACGGTAGCGCAGCTGGCGCTTGCCTGGGTCATCTCCAATCCTGCGGTCAGCGTCGCGCTGGTGGGTACGCGCCGCGCCGCCGAGATGGAAGAAAACGTCAAAGCCGCCGAATGGATGATGGGCGAAGAAGAGCGCGAAGAAGTCCGCGCCGTTGTGATCGGCGAATAA
- a CDS encoding dihydroxy-acid dehydratase, which produces MATNGKPLRSREWFDTPELYGWLRQAAFKAEGFGEPAYQNKPVIGICNTWSDLTHCNAHLRQLAEAVKRGVWQAGGFPMEFPVMSLGEYNMRPTTMLFRNLMSMDVEESIRANPLDGVVLLGGCDKTTPALLMGAASADIPAILVTGGPQLKGNWRGEELGSCTDCRRYHTELRAGRINEEQWAELQNSIVRSPGHCMVMGTASTMASMGESLGIALPGNAAIPAVDSRRTQLAEAAGRQILTLVEQDLRPSQIMTREAFENAIRTLHALGGSTNAIIHLTAIAGRLGIDLPLTLFDELSRTTPFILNLKPSGEFLMEDFFYAGGLPALLNELRPLLHTEQMTITGRTLGENVAGTINHNPDIIRSLDNALNSEGGLAVVYGSLAPGGGVIKPTAASPELLTHRGRALVFDDHDDMEYRIDDPDLDVHPDDVLVMRNAGPLGGPGMPEWGFLPLPRKLLQRGIRDMVRLSDARMSGTAFGTVVVHVTPESAAGSPLAAVHNGDIIELDVPNRRLDLLVDEREVQRRLSEVPQPKPHFKRGYGVMYSQHVTQADQGCDFDFLRAESL; this is translated from the coding sequence ATGGCGACTAATGGCAAACCACTCCGCAGCCGAGAATGGTTCGATACGCCGGAACTATACGGCTGGCTGAGGCAGGCGGCGTTCAAGGCAGAGGGCTTTGGCGAGCCGGCATACCAAAACAAGCCCGTCATCGGCATCTGCAACACTTGGAGTGACCTGACGCACTGCAACGCGCACCTGCGCCAACTCGCGGAGGCGGTCAAGCGCGGCGTCTGGCAGGCGGGCGGCTTTCCGATGGAGTTTCCCGTGATGTCACTGGGCGAGTACAATATGCGCCCCACTACCATGCTCTTCCGCAATCTAATGAGCATGGATGTCGAAGAATCAATCAGGGCAAACCCGCTGGACGGCGTCGTGCTGCTCGGCGGCTGCGACAAGACCACGCCCGCGCTGCTCATGGGCGCGGCAAGCGCGGACATCCCAGCGATTCTCGTTACCGGCGGCCCGCAGCTCAAGGGCAACTGGCGTGGCGAAGAACTCGGCTCTTGCACCGACTGCCGCCGCTACCATACGGAACTGCGCGCCGGCCGAATCAACGAAGAGCAGTGGGCGGAGTTGCAGAACTCTATCGTGCGCAGTCCGGGGCACTGCATGGTGATGGGCACGGCGTCAACCATGGCGTCGATGGGCGAATCCCTCGGCATCGCGCTGCCGGGCAATGCCGCGATTCCCGCGGTGGATTCGCGCCGCACGCAGCTCGCGGAGGCAGCGGGCAGGCAAATACTGACGCTTGTGGAACAGGACCTTCGCCCGTCGCAAATCATGACGCGTGAGGCGTTTGAGAACGCGATTCGCACCCTGCACGCTCTCGGCGGGTCCACGAACGCCATCATACACCTGACCGCGATCGCCGGCCGACTGGGCATAGACCTACCGCTCACGCTGTTCGACGAACTGTCGCGCACCACACCGTTCATCCTGAATCTGAAGCCGTCGGGCGAATTCCTGATGGAAGATTTCTTCTACGCTGGCGGTCTTCCCGCCCTGCTTAACGAACTACGTCCATTGCTCCACACCGAGCAGATGACGATTACGGGCAGAACGCTCGGCGAGAATGTCGCCGGCACTATCAACCACAACCCGGATATCATTCGCAGTTTGGACAACGCGCTCAATTCAGAGGGCGGGCTTGCGGTCGTGTACGGATCGCTGGCACCCGGCGGCGGTGTAATCAAGCCGACTGCGGCATCGCCCGAACTGCTTACGCACCGCGGACGCGCGCTCGTCTTCGATGACCACGACGATATGGAATACCGCATCGACGACCCTGACCTCGATGTGCATCCGGACGATGTGCTGGTAATGCGCAACGCGGGTCCCTTAGGCGGGCCGGGCATGCCGGAGTGGGGCTTTCTGCCGCTGCCACGCAAGCTCTTGCAGCGCGGCATTCGCGATATGGTGCGCCTATCGGACGCGCGAATGAGCGGCACGGCTTTCGGCACGGTCGTCGTGCATGTAACGCCGGAGTCGGCGGCTGGCAGTCCGCTTGCCGCAGTCCACAACGGCGACATCATCGAACTTGATGTGCCCAACCGCCGCCTAGACCTGCTGGTGGACGAAAGGGAAGTGCAGCGCAGGCTATCCGAGGTTCCGCAGCCCAAACCGCACTTCAAGCGCGGCTACGGCGTAATGTACTCCCAGCATGTAACCCAAGCCGACCAAGGCTGCGACTTCGACTTTTTGCGGGCGGAATCCTTGTAA